The Urocitellus parryii isolate mUroPar1 chromosome 6, mUroPar1.hap1, whole genome shotgun sequence genome includes a window with the following:
- the LOC113177047 gene encoding olfactory receptor 4F15-like — MYESNFSEVSEFILLGLSNYRPLQHFLLAFSTVFYLMIILGNTLVVFTVTFDPHLHSPMYFLLANLSFTDLCFSTLAVPKMIHDLYSGDKTISFQGCVTQIFVLHVLGGSEMVLLVAMALDRYVAICKPLHYLTIMSPRMCSLLLSGAWLIGIIHSVIRVAFVVHLPFCGSHEIDSFYCDLPWFIKLVCIDTYRMEFLVTANSGFISTGTFFLLIISYILILFTVWKHSSGGLSKALSTLSAHISVVVLFFGPCIFVYMWPFPTVPVDKFLAILDFLITPILNPAIYTMRNKDMKMAMRKLISQLLGYTKNLKNLNTQNTQTINRQRN, encoded by the coding sequence atgtATGAATCCAATTTCTCTGAAGTTTCTGAATTTATATTGCTGGGACTTTCTAACTACAGACCATTGCAGCATTTCCTCCTTGCCTTCTCTACAGTGTTTTATCTCATGATTATTCTGGGAAACACCCTTGTTGTGTTTACTGTGACCTTTGACCCTCATTTACATTCTCCTATGTACTTTCTTTTAGCTAACCTTTCATTTACTGATTTATGTTTTTCCACCTTAGCAGTTCCTAAAATGATTCATGACCTATATTCTGGGGATAAAACCATATCATTCCAAGGGTGTGTCACCCAGATTTTTGTCCTTCATGTCCTGGGTGGATCTGAGATGGTACTCCTGGTAGCCATGGCCTTGGACAgatatgtggccatctgcaagcccctCCACTACCTGACCATCATGAGCCCACGGATGTGCAGTTTGCTTCTGTCTGGTGCTTGGCTTATTGGTATCATTCACTCAGTGATTCGGGTAGCTTTTGTTGTCCATTTGCCTTTCTGTGGTTCTCATGAGATAGATAGCTTTTACTGTGATCTTCCCTGGTTTATCAAACTGGTCTGCATAGATACCTATAGAATGGAGTTCTTGGTGACTGCCAACAGTGGGTTCATTTCCACAGGCACCTTCTTCTTATTGATTATCTCCTATATCCTCATCCTCTTCACTGTATGGAAACACAGTTCAGGTGGTTTGTCCAAGGCTCTCTCCACCCTTTCAGCTCACATCTCtgtggtggttttgttttttggaccatgcatctttgtttatatgtggccATTTCCCACGGTGCCAGTGGATAAGTTTCTTGCCATTTTGGACTTTCTGATCACACCCATCCTGAATCCTGCCATTTACACAATGAGGAACAAAGACATGAAGATGGCAATGAGGAAACTGATTAGTCAGCTCTTGG